One part of the Lemur catta isolate mLemCat1 chromosome 13, mLemCat1.pri, whole genome shotgun sequence genome encodes these proteins:
- the GPR183 gene encoding G-protein coupled receptor 183, producing MDIKMADNFTTPSATPQGDDCDLYAHHNTARILMPLHYSLVFIIGLVGNLLALVVIIQNRKKINSTTLYSTNLVISDILFTTALPTRIAYYAMGFDWKIGDALCRITALVFYINTYAGVNFMTCLSIDRFFAVVHPLRYNKMKRIEHAKGVCIFVWILVFAQTLPLLINPMSKQEPERITCMEYPNFEGTKSLPWILLGACFIGYVIPLLIILICYSQICCKLFKTAKQNPLAEKSGVNKKALNTIIFIIVVFVLCFTPYHVAIIQHMIKKLHFPDVVCSQRHSFQISLHFTVCLMNFNCCMDPFIYFFACKGYKRKVMKMLKRQVSVSISSAVKSAPEENSREMTETQMMIHSKSLNGK from the coding sequence CCTTCTGCAACCCCTCAGGGCGATGACTGTGATCTCTACGCACACCACAACACAGCAAGGATATTAATGCCTCTGCATTACAGCCTTGTCTTCATCATTGGGCTTGTGGGAAACTTGTTGGCCTTGGTTGTCATTattcaaaacaggaaaaaaatcaactctacCACCCTCTATTCAACAAATTTGGTGATTTCCGATATACTTTTTACCACTGCATTGCCTACGCGGATAGCCTACTATGCCATGGGTTTTGACTGGAAAATCGGTGATGCTTTGTGCAGGATAACAGCTCTGGTGTTTTACATCAACACATATGCAGGTGTGAACTTTATGACCTGCCTGAGCATTGATCGCTTCTTTGCTGTGGTGCACCCTCTACGATACAACAAGATGAAAAGGATTGAACATGCAAAAGGCGTGTGTATATTTGTCTGGATTCTAGTATTTGCTCAGACACTCCCACTCCTCATCAACCCTATGTCAAAACAGGAGCCTGAACGGATTACATGCATGGAATATCCAAACTTTGAAGGAACAAAATCTCTTCCTTGGATTCTGCTTGGTGCATGTTTCATAGGATATGTGATTCCACTCTTAATCATTCTCATCTGCTACTCTCAAATCTGCTGCAAACTCTTTAAAACTGCCAAACAAAACCCACTagctgagaaatctggtgtaaaCAAAAAGGCTCTcaacacaattatttttatcattgttgtgTTTGTTCTCTGTTTCACACCTTACCATGTTGCAATTATTCAACATATGATTAAAAAGCTTCATTTTCCTGATGTGGTATGTAGCCAAAGACATTCATTCCAGATTTCTCTGCACTTTACAGTATGCCTGATGAACTTCAATTGCTGCATGGAcccttttatatatttctttgcatgtAAAGGGTATAAGAGAAAGGTTATGAAGATGCTGAAACGTCAAGTCAGTGTATCAATTTCCAGTGCTGTGAAGTCAGCCCCCGAAGAAAACTCACGTGAAATGACAGAAACGCAGATGATGATACATTCCAAGTCTTTAAATGGAAAGTAA